One Bradyrhizobium manausense DNA segment encodes these proteins:
- a CDS encoding NADH-quinone oxidoreductase subunit M, whose product MTTWPILSVTTFLPLVGALIVYLSRGDDEAAKRNSRWIALWTTLITFAVSVLLVMRFDPANADFQFVEKASWLATGITYHMGVDGISLPLVILTTAIMPFCIIASWKAISNRVREYMMAFLILETLMIGTFSALDLVLFYLFFEGGLIPMFLIIGVWGGPRRVYASFKFFLYTLLGSVLMLLAIMALYWNGGTTDIPTLMHTAVPRSLQTWAWLAFFASFAVKMPMWPVHTWLPDAHVEAPTAGSVVLAAILLKMGGYGFLRFSLPMFPLASHDFAPLIFTLSAIAIIYTSLVALMQEDMKKLIAYSSVAHMGFVTMGIFAGTMQGVAGGVFQMISHGIVSGALFLCVGVVYDRLHTREIAAYGGLVNRMPLYALTFMIFTMANVGLPGTSGFVGEFMTLLGTFKVSIPTAFFATFGVILSAGYALWLYRKVVFGALVKPTLMSMKDLTLRECVTLFPLIALTILFGVYPKPVLDMSAASVQQLVNNYNTAVTAVKAAALLH is encoded by the coding sequence ATGACAACCTGGCCCATCCTTTCGGTCACGACGTTCCTGCCTCTGGTCGGCGCGCTGATCGTTTACCTGAGCCGCGGCGATGACGAAGCGGCCAAGCGCAATTCGCGCTGGATCGCGCTGTGGACCACGCTGATCACCTTCGCGGTGTCGGTGCTCCTGGTCATGCGCTTCGACCCCGCGAATGCCGACTTCCAGTTCGTCGAGAAGGCGAGCTGGCTTGCCACCGGTATCACCTACCATATGGGTGTCGACGGCATCTCGCTGCCGCTGGTGATCCTGACAACCGCGATCATGCCGTTCTGCATCATCGCGAGCTGGAAGGCGATTTCGAACCGCGTCCGCGAATACATGATGGCGTTCCTGATCCTGGAAACGCTGATGATCGGCACCTTCTCGGCGCTCGATCTCGTGCTGTTCTATCTGTTCTTCGAAGGCGGCCTGATCCCGATGTTCCTGATCATCGGCGTCTGGGGCGGTCCGCGCCGGGTCTACGCGTCGTTCAAGTTCTTCCTCTACACGCTGCTCGGCTCGGTCTTGATGCTGCTTGCCATCATGGCGCTGTACTGGAACGGCGGCACCACCGATATCCCGACCCTGATGCACACTGCCGTGCCGCGGTCGCTGCAGACCTGGGCCTGGCTCGCCTTCTTCGCCTCGTTCGCGGTGAAGATGCCGATGTGGCCGGTGCACACCTGGCTTCCCGACGCGCATGTCGAGGCGCCGACCGCGGGCTCCGTGGTCCTCGCAGCAATCCTGCTGAAGATGGGCGGCTACGGTTTCCTGCGCTTCTCGCTGCCGATGTTCCCGCTGGCCTCGCATGACTTCGCGCCGCTGATCTTCACGCTCTCCGCCATTGCCATCATCTACACCTCGCTGGTGGCGCTGATGCAGGAGGACATGAAGAAGCTGATTGCGTACTCGTCGGTCGCGCATATGGGCTTCGTCACCATGGGCATCTTCGCCGGCACCATGCAGGGCGTTGCCGGCGGCGTGTTCCAGATGATCTCGCACGGCATCGTCTCCGGCGCGCTGTTCCTCTGCGTCGGCGTCGTCTATGACCGCCTGCACACCCGCGAAATCGCGGCCTATGGCGGCCTCGTCAACCGGATGCCGCTCTACGCGCTAACCTTCATGATCTTCACCATGGCCAATGTCGGTCTGCCCGGCACCTCCGGCTTCGTCGGCGAGTTCATGACGCTACTCGGCACCTTCAAGGTCTCGATCCCGACCGCGTTCTTCGCCACCTTCGGTGTCATCCTGTCGGCCGGTTACGCGCTGTGGCTCTACCGCAAGGTCGTGTTCGGGGCGCTGGTCAAGCCGACGCTGATGAGCATGAAGGATCTCACGCTGCGCGAGTGCGTGACGCTGTTCCCGCTGATTGCGCTGACGATCCTGTTCGGCGTCTATCCGAAGCCGGTGCTCGACATGTCGGCCGCCTCGGTTCAGCAACTCGTCAACAACTACAACACCGCTGTGACGGCCGTGAAGGCCGCCGCACTGCTCCATTGA
- the nuoN gene encoding NADH-quinone oxidoreductase subunit NuoN, whose translation MSFTTAGYQLAPVLPELVLAIGAMALLMLGAYRGQGTTSAVTTLAVLLLIVVGVLEYMVPAGKQVTFGGSFIVDDFARFMKILALVGSAVTLILSTEFLADPSRRIFEYAILVLLSTLGMMVLISAGDLISLYLGLELMSLALYVVAASNRDNAKSTEAGLKYFVLGALSSGMLLYGSSLVYGFTGTVSFTGIATAATVSNVGLVFGLVFLLAGLCFKVSAVPFHMWTPDVYEGAPTPVTAFFASAPKVAALAVFTRVTLTAFPGIVSQWQQILVFVAIASMVLGSFAAIGQSNIKRLMAYSSIGHMGFALVGLAAGTVEGAQGVLMYIVIYVAMTLGSFSVILAMKRNGQAVEKISDFAGLSRTNPLLAFMFAMLLFSLAGIPPLAGFFAKWYVFVAAIKANLFTLAVIGVLSSVVGAYYYLTIVKTMYFDEPAGQVDPMRVEVKTVLAVAGLFTILFALFAGPVVSVASAAAKSLF comes from the coding sequence ATGAGCTTTACGACTGCAGGTTATCAACTGGCGCCGGTGCTGCCCGAGCTCGTGCTCGCGATCGGCGCCATGGCGCTTCTGATGCTCGGCGCCTATCGCGGGCAGGGGACCACGAGCGCGGTTACCACGCTCGCAGTGCTGCTTCTCATCGTGGTTGGCGTGCTCGAATACATGGTGCCGGCAGGCAAGCAGGTGACCTTCGGCGGCAGCTTCATCGTCGACGACTTCGCCCGGTTCATGAAGATCCTGGCGCTGGTCGGCTCGGCGGTGACGCTGATCCTGTCGACCGAGTTCCTGGCCGACCCATCGCGCCGCATTTTCGAATACGCGATCCTGGTGCTGCTCTCGACGCTCGGCATGATGGTGCTGATCTCGGCCGGCGATTTGATCTCGCTCTATCTCGGCCTCGAGCTGATGTCGCTCGCGCTCTACGTCGTGGCGGCCTCGAACCGCGATAACGCCAAGTCGACCGAAGCCGGGCTGAAGTACTTCGTGCTGGGCGCGCTGTCCTCGGGCATGCTGCTGTACGGTTCCTCGCTGGTCTATGGCTTCACCGGCACCGTGAGCTTCACCGGCATTGCGACGGCCGCGACCGTCTCGAATGTGGGCCTCGTCTTCGGCCTGGTCTTCCTGCTGGCTGGCCTCTGCTTCAAGGTCTCGGCCGTGCCGTTCCACATGTGGACGCCGGACGTCTATGAAGGCGCTCCGACGCCGGTCACCGCCTTTTTCGCGTCCGCGCCGAAGGTCGCAGCACTCGCGGTGTTCACCCGTGTCACGCTGACGGCATTCCCCGGCATCGTCTCGCAGTGGCAGCAGATTCTGGTGTTCGTGGCGATCGCCTCGATGGTGCTGGGTTCGTTCGCCGCGATCGGCCAGAGCAATATCAAGCGCCTGATGGCCTACTCCTCGATCGGTCATATGGGTTTTGCCCTGGTCGGCCTCGCCGCCGGCACGGTCGAGGGCGCGCAGGGCGTGCTGATGTACATCGTGATCTATGTCGCGATGACGCTCGGCTCGTTCTCGGTCATCCTCGCCATGAAGCGCAACGGCCAGGCCGTCGAGAAGATCAGCGATTTCGCCGGTCTCTCGCGCACCAATCCGCTGCTCGCCTTCATGTTCGCGATGCTGCTGTTCTCGCTCGCGGGCATTCCGCCGCTCGCCGGCTTCTTCGCCAAATGGTACGTGTTTGTCGCCGCGATCAAGGCGAACCTGTTCACGCTCGCCGTGATCGGTGTGCTCTCCAGCGTCGTGGGCGCCTACTACTATCTCACCATCGTCAAGACGATGTATTTCGACGAGCCGGCCGGACAGGTCGATCCGATGCGTGTCGAGGTCAAGACGGTGCTCGCAGTTGCGGGCCTGTTCACCATCCTGTTTGCGCTGTTCGCGGGTCCGGTGGTGAGCGTCGCCTCCGCCGCCGCCAAGTCGCTGTTCTAG
- a CDS encoding biotin--[acetyl-CoA-carboxylase] ligase, which produces MGFALGPRAIAAGYKLAALERTGSTNADAIEAARAGERGPIWFVTSEQTAGRGRRQRPWLAPKGNLAASVLEVVDVAPAVAATIGFAAGLAEEAALERVSLEAALRLGEGRPRYTLKWPNDVLANGKKLVGIGLEAEAVGDRLAIVVGIGTNIVAAPEGTPTPAVSLAALGVQISAEELFSALSDAWVEFRGIWDNGRGFADIRKLWLERAARLGEPVAIHTGTMVLEGIFDTIDDTGCLIVRTVEGRRVPIAAGEVFFGPVRSVGAA; this is translated from the coding sequence ATGGGGTTCGCGCTCGGTCCTCGCGCGATTGCGGCGGGCTACAAGCTCGCCGCCCTTGAGCGGACCGGCTCGACCAATGCCGATGCCATCGAAGCGGCGCGCGCCGGCGAACGCGGCCCGATCTGGTTCGTGACTTCCGAGCAGACGGCGGGCCGCGGCCGTCGCCAGCGCCCCTGGCTCGCGCCAAAGGGCAACCTTGCAGCCAGCGTTCTCGAAGTCGTCGACGTCGCCCCTGCGGTGGCCGCCACGATCGGCTTTGCCGCGGGGCTGGCCGAGGAGGCCGCGCTGGAGAGGGTCAGCCTCGAAGCCGCGTTGCGGCTGGGCGAGGGGAGGCCGCGCTATACCTTGAAATGGCCGAATGACGTTCTCGCCAACGGCAAGAAGCTGGTCGGCATTGGTCTGGAGGCCGAAGCCGTCGGCGATCGCCTGGCCATCGTGGTCGGCATCGGCACCAATATCGTGGCAGCGCCCGAGGGCACGCCGACGCCGGCCGTGTCGCTGGCAGCTCTCGGCGTCCAGATCAGCGCCGAAGAGTTGTTCTCGGCGCTGTCGGACGCCTGGGTCGAGTTTCGTGGCATCTGGGACAATGGCCGAGGCTTTGCCGACATCCGTAAACTCTGGCTGGAGCGGGCCGCGCGCCTCGGCGAACCAGTCGCGATCCACACGGGAACGATGGTGCTGGAAGGTATCTTTGACACGATCGACGACACCGGCTGCCTGATCGTCCGCACCGTGGAGGGACGACGTGTGCCGATCGCCGCGGGCGAGGTGTTCTTCGGCCCGGTCCGCTCGGTGGGAGCTGCGTGA
- a CDS encoding ribonuclease J, giving the protein MARPDELVFAPLGGVGEIGMNLSIYGLGNRHQRSWLAVDLGVSFGDEEHLPGIDLIMPDISFLEKERKNLMGLVLTHAHEDHFGAIIDLWPKLKCPIYATQFSAALFEAKCAAERNAPVIPVTVVPSGGRIDVGPFNVEFIPVAHSIPEAHALAIHTEAGTVLHTGDWKIDPTPTLGRPTDEKRLRELGEEGVLALIGDSTNAVRDGRSPSEAEVARTIIDLVKGAKGRVAVTTFASNVARIKAVADAAKAADREVVVVGRAMERVVQVARETGFLDGVQNFRSPEVYGHLPQDKVLALCTGSQGESRAALARIANDDHPEITLNRGDSVIFSSRTIPGNEKAVGSIINNLVLQGVEVLTDRDHLVHVSGHPRRDELRDLISWVKPQLLIPVHGEALHLNEHAKLARAAGVPRVLVIRNGDLVRLGPGDPGVVGEVPSGRLYKDGNILEDSKSRAVVERRRMAFSGCAFVAIAMTAQGELADDPEVDLVGIPEKNKAGEPFDDIVFDAVMSTVEGLPKARRRDPDALAESVRRAVRAVINEHWGKKPPCLVHVLTV; this is encoded by the coding sequence ATGGCAAGGCCCGACGAACTGGTGTTTGCGCCGCTCGGCGGTGTCGGCGAGATCGGCATGAATTTGTCGATCTACGGCCTCGGCAACCGCCACCAGCGTTCCTGGCTGGCGGTCGATCTCGGCGTCTCCTTCGGCGACGAGGAGCATCTGCCCGGTATCGACCTGATCATGCCCGACATCAGCTTCCTGGAGAAGGAACGCAAGAACTTGATGGGCCTGGTGCTGACGCACGCCCATGAGGATCATTTCGGCGCCATCATCGACCTCTGGCCGAAGCTGAAATGCCCGATCTACGCGACCCAGTTCAGCGCCGCGCTGTTCGAGGCCAAATGCGCGGCCGAGCGCAATGCGCCTGTGATCCCTGTCACCGTGGTCCCGTCAGGCGGACGTATCGATGTCGGTCCGTTCAACGTCGAGTTCATTCCGGTTGCGCATTCGATTCCGGAAGCGCATGCGCTGGCGATCCACACCGAGGCCGGCACGGTACTGCACACCGGCGACTGGAAAATCGATCCAACCCCGACACTCGGACGCCCCACCGACGAGAAGCGGCTGCGCGAACTCGGTGAGGAGGGCGTGCTCGCTTTGATTGGCGATTCCACCAACGCCGTGCGCGACGGCCGCTCGCCCTCGGAAGCCGAGGTCGCGCGGACCATCATCGATCTGGTGAAGGGCGCAAAAGGCCGCGTCGCAGTCACCACCTTCGCCTCCAACGTCGCCCGCATCAAGGCTGTCGCCGACGCGGCGAAAGCTGCCGACCGCGAGGTCGTCGTGGTCGGACGTGCCATGGAGCGCGTGGTGCAGGTCGCGCGCGAAACCGGCTTTCTCGACGGCGTGCAGAACTTCCGCTCGCCCGAGGTCTACGGCCATCTGCCGCAGGACAAGGTGCTGGCGCTCTGCACCGGCAGCCAGGGTGAGTCCCGCGCCGCACTGGCCCGCATCGCTAATGACGACCATCCCGAGATCACGCTCAACCGCGGCGACAGCGTGATCTTCTCCTCCCGCACCATCCCCGGCAACGAGAAGGCGGTCGGCTCGATCATCAACAATCTGGTGCTGCAGGGTGTCGAGGTCCTCACCGATCGCGACCATCTGGTCCACGTGTCAGGCCATCCCCGCCGCGACGAGTTGCGCGATCTGATCTCCTGGGTGAAGCCGCAGCTCCTGATCCCCGTGCATGGCGAAGCGCTGCACCTGAACGAGCATGCCAAACTCGCGCGCGCCGCCGGCGTGCCGCGTGTCCTGGTCATTCGTAACGGCGACCTGGTCAGGCTCGGCCCCGGCGATCCCGGCGTGGTCGGCGAGGTGCCGTCGGGCCGGCTCTACAAGGACGGCAATATCCTGGAGGATTCGAAGTCCCGCGCGGTGGTCGAGCGCCGCCGCATGGCCTTCTCCGGCTGCGCCTTCGTCGCCATCGCCATGACCGCGCAGGGCGAACTGGCCGACGATCCCGAGGTCGATCTGGTCGGCATTCCCGAGAAGAACAAGGCCGGCGAGCCGTTCGACGACATCGTCTTCGATGCCGTGATGTCTACGGTCGAGGGCCTCCCGAAGGCGCGCCGCAGGGATCCGGATGCACTGGCGGAATCGGTGCGACGCGCGGTCCGCGCCGTCATCAACGAACATTGGGGCAAAAAGCCCCCCTGTCTGGTCCACGTCCTGACAGTATAA
- the mce gene encoding methylmalonyl-CoA epimerase, which produces MLGRLNHVAIATRDAVKSAKIYGAAFGAQISEAVPLPEHGVTTVFATLPNTKIEFIEPLGETSPIAKFLERNADGGIHHICYEVVDIITSRDTLVKEGARVLGDGVPKIGAHGKPVLFLHPKDFSGALVEIEQA; this is translated from the coding sequence ATGCTGGGTCGCCTCAACCACGTCGCGATCGCGACCAGGGATGCCGTCAAATCCGCCAAGATCTACGGCGCGGCGTTCGGGGCGCAGATCTCGGAAGCCGTGCCGCTGCCCGAGCATGGCGTCACCACCGTGTTCGCGACGCTGCCCAACACCAAGATCGAGTTCATCGAGCCGCTCGGTGAGACTTCGCCGATCGCAAAGTTTCTCGAGCGCAATGCCGACGGCGGCATCCACCATATCTGCTACGAGGTCGTCGACATCATCACCTCGCGCGATACGCTGGTGAAGGAGGGCGCCCGGGTGCTCGGGGACGGCGTGCCGAAGATCGGCGCCCACGGCAAACCGGTGCTGTTCCTGCACCCGAAGGACTTTTCGGGCGCGCTGGTCGAAATCGAGCAGGCGTAA
- a CDS encoding DUF1467 family protein, protein MAAQISTALAIYFVIWWLALFLTLPFGVRSQHEDGGGAPGTDPGAPVLTGMKRKLLWTTIISVIIYGVGLAAYQAGYLSIERLSKLMGMPF, encoded by the coding sequence ATGGCCGCCCAGATCTCAACCGCGCTCGCGATCTACTTCGTCATCTGGTGGCTCGCGCTGTTTCTGACGCTGCCGTTCGGCGTGCGCAGCCAGCACGAGGACGGCGGCGGCGCGCCGGGCACCGACCCTGGCGCGCCTGTCCTGACCGGCATGAAGCGCAAGCTGCTCTGGACCACGATCATATCGGTCATCATCTATGGCGTCGGACTTGCGGCCTATCAGGCCGGCTATCTCTCGATCGAACGATTGTCGAAATTGATGGGAATGCCGTTTTAG
- the mtnK gene encoding S-methyl-5-thioribose kinase encodes MTQGQAGDYRILQEAALRDYLAGLPDIAALLGGAPAAWAITEVGDGNLNLVFIVKGASGGIAVKQALPYVRLVGESWPLPLSRAHYEYLALSRQAQLAPGLVPALLHHNEKLALTIMELLEPHIIMRKGLVAGTRYPRFVGDITTFMARTLFHTSDLALTAAVKKEAIAAFAGNHALCKITEDLIFTDPYRIAEQNRWTAPYLDGLAASLREDMELHVAISRLKLRFMASPEALLHGDLHTGSIMVTQSETRVIDPEFAFYGPMGFDVGAVLANLLMAYFASAGHERAPGERREFETWVLETVEQVWSEFARKFLDLWRTEASGDAYPVSLFAGEKGAMRLEAERQAYMQRLFTDTVGFAAAKTIRRIFGLAHNIDFELIEDPKRRAISEARAIRLARGMMVEAAAFRTIADITGAARKLRDWQPELSG; translated from the coding sequence ATGACGCAAGGGCAGGCGGGGGATTACCGGATTTTGCAGGAAGCGGCCTTGCGGGACTATCTCGCGGGCCTGCCTGACATCGCGGCGCTGCTCGGCGGCGCGCCGGCCGCCTGGGCCATCACCGAAGTCGGCGACGGCAATCTCAACCTCGTCTTCATCGTCAAGGGCGCAAGCGGCGGCATCGCGGTGAAGCAGGCCCTGCCTTATGTCCGCCTCGTCGGCGAGAGCTGGCCGCTGCCGCTGTCGCGGGCGCATTACGAATATCTCGCTCTGTCCCGGCAGGCCCAGCTCGCGCCCGGTCTCGTGCCGGCGCTGCTGCACCACAACGAGAAGCTGGCGCTCACGATAATGGAGCTGCTCGAGCCCCACATCATCATGCGCAAGGGGCTGGTCGCGGGTACGCGCTACCCGCGCTTCGTTGGCGACATCACCACCTTCATGGCGCGGACGTTGTTCCACACATCGGACCTCGCGCTCACGGCCGCAGTGAAGAAGGAGGCCATCGCCGCCTTCGCCGGCAACCATGCGCTGTGCAAGATCACCGAGGATCTGATCTTCACCGATCCCTACCGCATCGCCGAGCAGAACCGCTGGACCGCGCCTTATCTCGACGGCCTCGCCGCATCCTTGCGCGAGGACATGGAACTGCATGTCGCGATCAGCAGGCTGAAGCTGAGGTTCATGGCGAGCCCCGAGGCGCTGCTGCATGGCGATCTCCACACCGGCTCCATCATGGTCACGCAGTCAGAGACGCGGGTGATCGACCCGGAATTCGCCTTCTATGGCCCGATGGGATTCGATGTCGGCGCAGTGCTCGCCAATCTGCTGATGGCCTATTTCGCCTCCGCGGGCCACGAGCGCGCGCCGGGCGAGCGGCGCGAATTCGAGACCTGGGTGCTGGAGACAGTCGAGCAGGTCTGGAGCGAGTTCGCGCGAAAATTCCTCGACCTCTGGCGCACAGAGGCCAGCGGCGATGCCTATCCGGTCTCTCTCTTTGCCGGCGAGAAGGGCGCAATGCGGCTCGAGGCCGAGCGGCAAGCCTACATGCAGCGTCTGTTTACCGACACGGTCGGCTTCGCCGCCGCGAAAACCATTCGCCGCATCTTCGGCCTCGCTCACAACATCGATTTCGAGCTGATCGAGGATCCGAAGCGGCGCGCCATCAGCGAGGCCCGTGCCATCAGGCTCGCGCGCGGGATGATGGTGGAGGCGGCTGCGTTCCGGACCATCGCCGACATTACGGGTGCCGCGCGAAAGCTGCGGGACTGGCAGCCGGAACTGTCGGGTTAG